In one Streptomyces marincola genomic region, the following are encoded:
- a CDS encoding MerR family transcriptional regulator, producing the protein MFTIGDFARHGRVSVRMLRHYDATGLLRPAHVDPASGYRYYTAAQLARLNRIIALKDLGFTLRQVRDVVDEKVGAEELRGMLRLRRAELETAMAAASARLLQVEARLRAIESEGQMPTNDVVVKRVPAVRVAELTAIAPSFEPEDIGPVIGPLYDELFRHLDAAGIAPTGPGIAYYEDAPEGGGRIRVHAAVQVSAPLRDGAFRVLDLPAVDRAATIVHRGSMDAVLPTAQALARWIDAGGHRPAGYPREVTLECPEDREDWVTELQAPVTMA; encoded by the coding sequence ATGTTCACCATCGGAGACTTCGCCAGGCACGGCCGCGTGTCGGTCCGGATGCTGCGTCACTACGACGCGACCGGTCTGCTGCGCCCGGCCCACGTCGACCCCGCGAGCGGTTACCGCTACTACACCGCCGCGCAGCTCGCCCGCCTCAACCGGATCATCGCGCTCAAGGACCTCGGGTTCACGCTCAGGCAGGTCCGTGACGTCGTGGACGAGAAGGTCGGCGCGGAGGAGCTGCGCGGCATGCTGCGGCTGCGACGGGCCGAGCTGGAAACCGCCATGGCCGCCGCGAGCGCGCGGCTGCTCCAGGTCGAGGCGAGACTCCGAGCGATCGAGAGCGAGGGGCAGATGCCCACCAACGACGTCGTCGTCAAACGCGTTCCCGCCGTCCGCGTGGCGGAACTGACCGCCATCGCACCGAGTTTCGAGCCCGAGGACATCGGCCCGGTCATCGGGCCGCTCTACGACGAGCTGTTCCGGCACCTGGACGCCGCGGGCATCGCGCCGACGGGGCCCGGAATCGCGTACTACGAGGACGCCCCCGAGGGCGGCGGCAGGATCAGAGTCCACGCCGCCGTCCAGGTCTCCGCGCCGCTCCGGGACGGTGCCTTCCGCGTCCTGGACCTCCCGGCCGTCGACCGGGCGGCGACCATCGTGCACCGCGGCTCGATGGACGCCGTGCTCCCCACCGCGCAGGCCCTGGCCCGCTGGATCGACGCGGGCGGGCACCGGCCCGCCGGGTACCCGCGCGAGGTGACCCTGGAGTGCCCCGAGGACCGGGAGGACTGGGTGACGGAGTTGCAGGCCCCGGTGACCATGGCCTGA
- a CDS encoding DUF4430 domain-containing protein, producing MTPTHAPRHPRRSPLAGPPRRAAVTTAAALAVLAAAAPATAAPATAAAPVTVNLTLTGPNGVIYDDAISTDGHIVSPLTGGDHLCDGTNGGANPAPGATPTAALDDAAAADGFDWDGVWYASFDDYLVTEIDGYSQNADFFYLITVNGVETPVGGCQFLLEEGDDVAFTWTEVG from the coding sequence ATCACGCCCACGCACGCGCCCCGTCACCCCCGCCGCTCGCCGCTCGCGGGCCCGCCGCGCCGCGCCGCCGTCACCACGGCCGCCGCGCTGGCCGTCCTCGCCGCCGCCGCGCCGGCCACCGCGGCTCCCGCGACGGCCGCGGCGCCGGTGACGGTCAACCTCACCCTCACCGGTCCCAACGGCGTCATCTACGACGACGCGATCAGCACCGACGGCCACATCGTCAGCCCGCTGACCGGCGGCGACCACCTGTGCGACGGCACCAACGGCGGTGCCAACCCCGCGCCGGGCGCCACGCCCACCGCGGCGCTCGACGACGCGGCGGCGGCCGACGGGTTCGACTGGGACGGCGTCTGGTACGCGTCGTTCGACGACTACCTGGTCACCGAGATAGACGGCTACTCCCAGAACGCCGACTTCTTCTACCTGATCACCGTCAACGGTGTCGAGACGCCGGTCGGCGGCTGCCAGTTCCTCCTCGAAGAGGGCGACGACGTCGCGTTCACCTGGACCGAGGTGGGGTGA